One genomic segment of Streptomyces sp. RKND-216 includes these proteins:
- a CDS encoding 1,4-dihydroxy-6-naphthoate synthase: protein MRITYSPCPNDTFVFDAWAHGRVPGAPELDVTFADIDVTNALAVRGEGDVLKVSYAVLPWVLEEYALLPCGGALGRGCGPLVLSRTAGAGGSSLTGATVAVPSERSTAYLLFRLWAADAVPGGVGEIVVLPFHEIMPAVRDGRVDAGLVIHEARFTYGSYGLHCVADLGEHWEHTTGLPIPLGAIIARRSLGPERLRALAEAARTSVRLAWDDPEASRPYVREHAQEMDPAVADQHIGLYVNEYTADLGESGYAAVRGLLTRAAAEGLVPPIPADALRFP from the coding sequence GTGCGGATCACGTATTCGCCGTGCCCCAACGACACGTTCGTCTTCGACGCCTGGGCGCACGGCCGCGTCCCCGGCGCCCCCGAACTCGACGTGACGTTCGCCGACATCGACGTCACCAACGCCCTGGCCGTGCGCGGCGAGGGCGACGTGCTCAAGGTCTCCTACGCCGTGCTGCCGTGGGTGCTGGAGGAGTACGCCCTGCTGCCGTGCGGCGGGGCGCTGGGAAGGGGCTGCGGGCCGCTGGTCCTCTCCCGCACGGCCGGAGCCGGCGGCTCCTCGCTCACCGGCGCCACGGTCGCGGTGCCGAGCGAACGGTCCACCGCCTACCTGCTGTTCCGGCTGTGGGCCGCCGACGCCGTGCCGGGCGGCGTCGGCGAGATCGTGGTGCTGCCGTTCCACGAGATCATGCCCGCCGTGCGCGACGGCCGCGTCGACGCCGGCCTGGTGATCCACGAGGCCCGCTTCACGTACGGCTCCTACGGCCTGCACTGCGTCGCCGACCTGGGCGAGCACTGGGAGCACACCACCGGGCTGCCCATCCCGCTGGGCGCGATCATCGCCCGCCGCTCGCTGGGCCCGGAACGGCTGCGCGCCCTCGCGGAGGCGGCGCGGACCTCCGTACGGCTGGCGTGGGACGACCCGGAAGCCTCCCGGCCGTACGTGCGCGAGCACGCGCAGGAGATGGATCCGGCGGTCGCCGACCAGCACATCGGCCTGTACGTCAACGAGTACACCGCGGACCTGGGCGAGTCCGGCTACGCCGCCGTGCGCGGGCTGCTCACCCGCGCGGCGGCCGAAGGACTGGTCCCGCCCATCCCGGCGGACGCGCTGCGCTTCCCCTGA
- a CDS encoding cold-shock protein: MPTGKVKWFNGDKGFGFLSRDDGGDVFVHSSVLPDGVEVLRPGQRVEFGVVAGQRGDQALSVSLLDPTPSVAAAQRRKPDELAGIVQDLTTLLDGVSQSLERGRYPDKAHGRKIAGMLRHVADQLDV; this comes from the coding sequence GTGCCTACCGGCAAGGTCAAATGGTTCAACGGTGACAAGGGCTTCGGCTTCCTCTCCCGCGACGACGGCGGTGACGTCTTCGTCCACTCGTCCGTGCTGCCGGACGGGGTGGAGGTGTTGCGGCCCGGTCAGCGCGTCGAGTTCGGCGTCGTCGCCGGGCAGCGCGGCGACCAGGCGCTGTCTGTGTCCCTGCTCGACCCGACGCCGTCCGTCGCGGCGGCTCAGCGCCGGAAGCCGGACGAGCTGGCGGGCATCGTGCAGGACCTCACCACGCTGCTGGACGGCGTCTCGCAGTCGCTGGAGCGCGGCCGGTACCCCGACAAGGCTCACGGCCGGAAGATCGCCGGCATGCTGCGGCACGTCGCCGACCAGCTGGACGTCTGA
- a CDS encoding MFS transporter, with translation MARAAGRPPAALARRIRRATHAQGAGESGLGKLIELHAVNSAGDMLITIALASTIFFSVPTGEARGRVALYLLVTMAPFALLAPVIGPLLDRIPHGRRFAMAGAMLARALLAITMAGAVAGGGLELYPAALGVLVSSKAYNVVRSAVVPRLLPPRYPLVKANSRVTLAGLLATGAAAPIGAGLHQLGPSYPLYGAMALFVLGTFLSFSLAPKVDSAKGERKAFLAGESVHRRRPGLRTVGVSVRSGLVANSCVRALSGFLIFFLAFLLREEPLSGMSASVSLGLVAVAAGGGNALGTAIGAWLKERAPEMIITTVLLCALGATVVAAALYSTVMVAVVAATAGIVQALGKLSLDALIQRDVPEQVRTSAFARSETLMQMSWVVGGAIGISLPLNGILGMAVGAALIAVGTLTAGRGLLSSARRGSPHPRVA, from the coding sequence ATGGCACGCGCGGCCGGGCGTCCACCGGCGGCGCTGGCCCGCCGTATCCGGCGTGCCACGCACGCGCAGGGGGCGGGCGAGTCGGGGCTGGGCAAGCTGATCGAGCTGCACGCGGTGAACTCCGCGGGCGACATGCTCATCACCATCGCGCTGGCATCGACGATCTTCTTCTCCGTGCCGACGGGCGAGGCGCGCGGCCGGGTGGCGCTCTACCTGCTGGTGACGATGGCGCCGTTCGCACTGCTGGCGCCGGTCATCGGTCCCCTGCTGGACCGCATCCCGCACGGCCGCCGGTTCGCGATGGCGGGCGCGATGCTGGCGCGCGCGCTGCTGGCGATCACCATGGCGGGAGCGGTGGCCGGCGGCGGCCTGGAGCTGTACCCCGCGGCGCTGGGTGTGCTGGTGTCGTCCAAGGCGTACAACGTGGTGCGTTCGGCCGTAGTGCCACGGCTGCTGCCGCCGCGCTACCCCCTGGTCAAGGCCAACTCCCGGGTGACGCTGGCCGGTCTGCTGGCGACCGGGGCGGCGGCGCCGATCGGTGCCGGCCTGCATCAGCTCGGTCCGTCGTATCCGCTGTACGGGGCGATGGCGCTGTTCGTGCTGGGCACCTTCCTGTCGTTCTCGCTCGCACCGAAGGTCGACTCGGCGAAGGGCGAGCGGAAGGCGTTCCTCGCGGGTGAGAGCGTGCACCGGCGTCGGCCGGGGCTGCGCACGGTCGGCGTGTCGGTGCGCAGCGGGCTGGTGGCGAACTCGTGCGTACGGGCACTGTCCGGCTTCCTGATCTTCTTCCTGGCCTTCCTGCTGCGCGAGGAGCCGCTGTCGGGGATGAGCGCGTCGGTGTCGCTGGGCCTGGTCGCCGTGGCGGCGGGCGGAGGCAACGCGCTGGGCACGGCCATCGGCGCCTGGCTCAAGGAACGCGCCCCCGAGATGATCATCACCACGGTGCTGCTGTGCGCGCTCGGCGCCACGGTCGTGGCCGCGGCCCTGTACAGCACGGTGATGGTGGCGGTGGTGGCCGCGACCGCCGGCATCGTGCAGGCGCTGGGCAAGTTGTCGCTGGACGCGCTGATCCAGCGCGACGTGCCGGAACAGGTGCGCACCTCCGCGTTCGCACGGTCCGAGACGCTGATGCAGATGTCCTGGGTGGTGGGCGGCGCGATCGGCATCTCGCTGCCGCTGAACGGCATCCTCGGCATGGCCGTCGGCGCCGCGCTGATCGCCGTGGGCACGCTCACCGCCGGGCGCGGCCTGCTCTCCTCGGCCCGGCGCGGGTCCCCGCACCCCCGCGTGGCCTGA
- a CDS encoding haloacid dehalogenase-like hydrolase has translation MAGMPSHPLTVGFDLDMTLIDSRPGIRAAYEALSAETGVHIDAELAVSRLGPPLEQELAHWFPAERIAETGERYRELYPAYAITPALALPGAREALDAVRDAGGRTVVVTAKHEPNAKLHLEHLGLEPDAVVGWLWAEAKAEALRAYGAQVYVGDHTGDVRGARAAGALAVTVPTGPCGAHALREAGADVVLDGGLPDFPGWLARYVAGGHRAT, from the coding sequence ATGGCGGGCATGCCCTCCCACCCGCTGACGGTCGGATTCGACCTGGACATGACCCTGATCGACTCGCGGCCGGGCATCAGGGCCGCCTACGAGGCGTTGTCGGCCGAGACGGGCGTGCACATCGACGCCGAGCTGGCGGTGTCGCGCCTGGGGCCGCCGCTGGAACAGGAGCTGGCCCACTGGTTCCCGGCCGAGCGGATCGCCGAGACCGGCGAGCGCTACCGCGAGCTGTACCCGGCGTACGCGATCACCCCGGCCCTGGCCCTGCCCGGCGCCCGCGAGGCGCTGGACGCAGTGCGGGACGCGGGCGGCCGCACGGTTGTCGTCACGGCGAAGCACGAGCCGAACGCGAAGCTGCACCTGGAACATCTGGGGCTGGAGCCGGACGCGGTGGTCGGGTGGCTGTGGGCCGAGGCGAAGGCCGAGGCGCTGCGCGCCTACGGGGCGCAGGTGTACGTCGGCGACCACACGGGGGACGTGCGGGGCGCACGGGCGGCGGGAGCACTGGCCGTGACGGTGCCGACGGGGCCGTGCGGGGCGCACGCGCTGCGCGAGGCCGGCGCCGACGTCGTGCTGGACGGTGGGCTCCCCGACTTTCCCGGCTGGCTCGCGCGGTACGTGGCCGGGGGCCACCGGGCGACCTGA